The DNA region GATCAACCTCATTCACCTGTAGCTAGAGAAACTTCCTTGTGAATGATGTGCAAGGTGGggttaccaaaaagaaaagagaagagaaattaaaattgtttGAGAGAATCATTCTTCCTTGCTGACAACACTCCAGTGCCTCACTAACCCTCCACTTAAGCTCCCTAATACCCTGTAATTGAAGTGATTTGGTCctactcctctcctcctttctcttcaccAAGACCAGAGTCTgatcttgtattttctttgtcaCTTAATCTTCCCATTATGATAAAATCTCCAAAGCTGAAGTTTGTTATGTGCTTGGGACTATTCTGTTCCCAATTCTACTTTCTCTCTtaacttccttacctcttctctccttgTCCATGCCTATttccttgttgaattgaatgtatttctataccaaactgtatgtgtgcgtgtgtgttcaACCATCCTTTTTCTGGTTCAGACGAGTGAGATTATAAAATGCCAGCTCTCTccactcctttttctctattttccccccaccttttctttccctcttcttttacatattcctttttcctttccttttctttcctctcttaaaaccAACAAAACAGAGTAAAATCTCATTCAGGCTCTGTATTGTCTTATTTAACTCCCTCTCTTACTCTTGAAGACTCTAGAATACTGGAGGGATACATGTCTCTTTtccctccattaaaatataaccacttctttttgttttgttttgttttgttttaatatatttattaaccAACAAAGCAGATGCATTATCTTCAATAGTCTTACCCTTAAATTATgtttctttatcattttaataatttACATAACAGAATACATATGACATACTAGCAcactttatgatttctctttcttgtttaccttttcatgcttctcttgatttttgtgtttgaaagtcaaattttctattcagttctggtcttttcatcaagaatgctcaaaaatcctctattttattgaaaatccatattttgccttggagcattatactcagttttgctgggtaggtgattcttggttttaatcctaactcctttgacctccagaatatcatattcccaactctttgatcccttaaggcagaagctgctagatgttgtgttatcctgattgtatttccacaatacccaaattgttcctttctggctgcttgcagtattttctcctttacatgggaactctggaatttggctacaatattcctaggagttttcttttggggatctttttcaagaggcaatcggtggattctttcaatttctattttaccctctggctctagaatatcagggcagttttccttgataatttttagtaattaagtttttttatttttagtttacaacattcacttccacataattttgagttgcagatttccttctccccacccccctccccaagacagcatggaatctgatatatcttgtacatataacttcacattgaacttatttacacaatagtcaagttgtaaagaagatttatgaccaatggaatgaatcatgagaaagaagaaacaaaaccaaaaaaaccaaaccaaaccaaaccaaaaacaaaaacaaaggagaaaaaaaacaaagggaaaggagagCATACATTGtgcttcaaactgcattcagactccatagttcattctctggatatagatagctctctccatcatgagtcctttggaatgtcTTTGCACCCTGTATTggtgagaagagcaaagtctatcagggttagtcatcacagaatccatatatctgtggttgtgtataatgttttcctggttctgctccactcactcagcatgaTATTATGtaggttttccaggttattatgaagtccgtatcttccccatttcttatagcacaaaagtatttcactacattcatataccacaacttgttcagccattccccaattgatggacatccccttgatttccaattctttgctaccacaaaaagagccgctataaatatttttgtacatatgggtccttttcccacttgtgtgatctctttgggatatagccctagaagtggtattgctggatcaaagggtatgaacatttttatagccctttgggcatagttccaaattgctctccagaatggctggatccatccacagctccaccagcaatgtaacaatgttccaattttctcacatcccctccagcatttatcattttcctgttttgtcattttatccaatctgacaggagagatgtggtacctaagagttgttttgatttgcatttctctaatcagtagtgatttagagcattttttcatatgcctatagatatctttaatttcttcctctgaaaactgcctgttcatatcctttgaccatttctcaattggcgAATGACTTGTATGCCTACAtatctggctcagttccctgtatattttagagatgaggcctttatcagagacacttgtaaagattttctcccaattttctgcttccctcctaatctttgttgcattggctttttttatacaaaaacatttcaatttaacataatcaaaattatccattttgcattttgtaatgctctctatctcttgttgtgtcataaattctttgcttttccataaatctgataagtaaactattccttgctttcccaaattgcttatagtatcagcctttattcctaaatcatgaatccattttgactttattttggtatatggtgtaagatattggtctatgtcaagtttctgccccaccattttccaattttcccagcagtttttgtgaaatactgaaagatttgttttcctcattgaaatttttttcccattttttcttttacctccttaatttggtttttaaagtcctccttgagttcttccaggaatgctttttggtctggagaacagttcactttcccttttgaggtttcgaATGTGAGTGTAGTGTCCATGCAGTCCTCTTCTGTCTCCATAATATCAATCAactgtctttgaaagcttcttgcaATTCTTtgtcatggtgtttttttttcttttccctcctgggttctaaaatggatctctgcttctgaggctcagggggctctgtcccaagtttcttgtgttgggatctagctttatgtgctatggcctcttgtttcatgaggtatgggggaggagtggtttgcctgctgggagtctcctcttccccaggactgctctatagcaggggtggtctcagctcttgtctgtgctggtgtctgccacttcccctggctgtgcaaagccaagtctggggtcctggcattgacgtttgttagctccaccccctggggctcagttaccctctttgttctgctgaggtgagggctgctgggacacctctcttcctgccctAGTCTCCTTccgccaccacaggaagggccctctcccccacttctcttgctATTGAAGCCCCCCCCTTccggctcctctgtttctcctgaggttttattctctgggcttactcaagggagggatatgagctgctttacctggccatcatggcccCTGGAAGTTCAGGAAAGTGAGTTtaaaacctttagactgtgggttggaggcctctgggctagctgctctcacagctgcaggctctgcactctgaccaactcctgtcctgggctgagaggcctggggctcgatcgTGACCGTAtccagtacttctgccctgggcctgttcttGCTCTGGCATTTCACTCACCCAGCAACCTTCCAGACCAgcatgctggctggattcctctgctgttccctgttggtttggtctggtgccaatcCACATGCCTGGCACTCCTACCCCTCTCCGTCTTCTAGTGGTTTCtaattctctcaaatctgctcagtttcatttttttagatgtgtctaacagaatttgtgagagagctctggtagttccttcctttcacagcaccatcttggctccaccaataatttcttgaaagatgatgtcaaggctctttttttgatcatggctttctggtagtccaataatttttaaatttcctctcctgggtcagtggtttttccaatgagatatttcacattgtcttccattttttcattcctttggttctgttttataatattttgatttctcatcaagtcactagcttccacttgctccaatctaatttttaaggtagtattttcttcagtggtcttttggacctccttctccttttggctagttctgcctgtcaaggcattcttctcctcattggctttttggagctcttttaccatttgagttagtctattttttaaggtgttattttcttaagcatttttggggtctcctttagcaagtcattgacttgtttttaatgattttcttgcatcactctcatttcttttcccaatttttctctacttctcttacttgcttttccaaatccttttagagctcttccatggcctgagaccaattcatatttttcttggaggcttttgatgtaggctctttgacttttttgacttcttctggctgtatgttttgatcttctttgccaccaaaaaaggaatctagagtttgagtttgagtctgagttcattttcactacctggccatgttgccagccaactacttgacccttgagctttctgtcagggtatgactgcttgtagaatagagagtactttgttccaagattgaggggttgtgctgttgttttcagagctacttctacacaacaagctctgccacaccagagctcctcctcccccaagaactgccaaccaggaccacaacccagttccaagtaggctctgcactccccctctgatccaccgcttaattcctcccattgggtgggcctggggccagaagcaacctcagctgaagctctggaagcagccccagggctgcaccacttctgccatccctggggctggggccaactgcCAACTCCAttcactctgatccagcaattttttccactaaccttctctgttgtctttggcatttgtgggatgagtctggtaactgccacagctcacagattcagggccctactgcctgttccacctggctcctggtctggttggtcctggcgcagcccactctgggctgtgcttcgctctgctcccaactccgtgtgatagacccttcccagcaaccatccaggctctcctgggctggagccctgcttcactctgctattttgtgggttctgcagctctagaatttgttcagagccattttttacaggtgtttggagggacctagggaagagcttaagcaagtccctgatttcacgctgccatcttggctctgctcccctggACCAGTTATCTTATGATTTCTGGAAATGTAATGTCCATTCTGACCTAAGATGGTGATATGTTAGGACCTTGAGAAATACAGATCCTCTACAAATATCCCAGAAAGCTCTAAAATTGCATCACAAGGAACattcataagaaaaataaagaaaaatggctATAAACTCCTCCATCCAACTCAGGACTCTACAAGAAACCTGCTAGAAAATCTATGGGGGTTCTGAGCAGAGATGAACCAGAAGAGGTAGAAGACATAGCATACAAACAGCTTGGGCCTACAGCAAGAGACAGAGCTGGAGCAGAAAGCAGCTCGGACCCATTTATCCCTGTTCAGAACAGGAAACAGGGACATACCAGTACCTTGGAAGCACAGGGGCACTGGTATGATCAGCAGTCTGAGCAGGAGTCAGTGACAGACCAGCACCTGGAAAGCAAAAGTATCTGGGTCTTATAAGAGCTTGCTACCAGCACAACTGACAACAACTAGTTGATGCTTGTGAGGGTCACAGCAAGGGGTATAGCCTTTTCTGAGCTCAAGACTAAGCAAGGAGAAGGGGACTGAGAAGGGGCTGAGGCCAAAACCCAAGTTGATCCACCAGAAGACTGAGTCCAAACTGAGAAATTCCTGAAGTGGGTGGGGCCTATTCTTATCCACTATTTCCAGGACCAAGCTAATGTTTGCCTATCCCATTCAAGAAAACAAGGGGGAGAAGAGTCTGACCCAAGCAAAAAGTCTCAATCCAGAAACTGAAGCTAAAATTATGAGTAAACATAAGAAAATgccaaacaatgaaaaaaatatggtgGTTTTCAATCTGATTATGTTTTTCAGGAAatctaaattatctctctttgatctttttttcaaTATCAAGGTTTTTTTATATtagatactttatattttcttctattctttcagtCTTTGGCTTTGTTCTAACATATCTTGTTGTCTCAAGAAATCACTGAGATCTGTTTGCTCCATTCTGTTTTTAGGAGTTTGCTACTTAGGTTAGGTTTTCTCCTTTTTATACTAAACTACTTATTtccctttcaatttttttccctccatttaatgtctaatttcatttcttcctcttactTCACTTCTTCAGCTATGCTTGTAGGCCTTGTtgccaagtatttttttttcacttaaaaaaaataaggcccTGCTCATAGTTGTTTTAAGTTTACTCTCTTCTGGGTTAACCACTTGGGTTTCTCTCAACCcatagtatttcttcattgtatttggcattttcttctgtttacttatattttctgcctcagttcttgCTTTGAGATTTCATGTTTAGGCCAATCCCTTCTGGTCCTCTTGGATAGGTTGCCTGGGCCTTATTTAATCCTGTATCTTCTGCAGTCTAGATGCCTCTGCTCTAGCTGATACAGATAGGGTGACTGATAATAGACCCACCTTTTGCCTTAATCCTTGGTTTCTGTTCCAGTCTCCTAGTGGTTCAATGTGGGTTTCAGCCTTGGCTCTTCTTGAATCATCCCTTTGGTCCTGACTGGCCCCAGTGGAATGCTGAAGATAACACTGGCCACAGGCCTCTAGTGATGACTCCTGACACTGGTGCACAAGTACTGAGTTGACCCTGTTCCCTATTGTTCCCACTGCTCTGAAGAGCTCACAGCCATTCCCCATCTCATTGCATAGTAATCCATGGTGGCTTATTCTGCTTCAATTCTGATAGGGTTAGGATCTGACTTGAGAATCCCATTAATAAACCTCATAACCCTGGGTACCTTTCCATAGTTATGAGGGAGAAACGTGCTTTTCTGATTTTCCATGTTGCCATATTAACTGGAAATTGATTCTTTACAATTTTCTGTTTAGTTTTAACCCCACTGTAGTATGCTATAGTGATTTCTGGAGTACAATTATCCAAGGACAGTTTTATAGTAAGAATATATAGCCATTTAAAAGCCTGCTCATCCTCCACCTATAATTGTCTAGGCATGTCTAGGCAAAATGTCTAGGCATTGACCTGAACTAGTGTGGTAACAGTAGGGGggaaaaacaaaggaatgaatgtGAAACATATTGTGAAAGAGAACTGGCAGGAATCAGTGACTAATTGGATATAGGGTATGAAGGAGAGAGATGAGCTCAAGGTGAGTCAGATGGAAGTGACTGTTAGGAGaaaagattatttagttttcttttagaTATGTTGGTAAGATAATGTCTTAGAGGGCTTATAAGCTTCTTAGATAAGGCTGTAGGGAGATATCTAGGAGGTGGGATTTCTAGGAAGGAGTTAGGAATGTGGGTCAGGTTTAATGATATGGACTTGCAAACCATCTGCACAGAAGTCATTCTTGAAacaaacatgaaagaaaattgccctgaagcattaggacaagaggagaaagtagaaatagaaaaacaaaatccagtgatcaccacctgaaagagatcctatgaggaaaacctacaggaatatcagtcaaattccaaaatccacagctgaaggagaaaatattaggagcaataagaaataaaaaatcaaatatggtggagccacaattagaatcacgcAAGACCTAACAGCAGCAACATTAAAAGACTgcaagtcttggaacactatatatcaaagagcaaaagaaccaGCATTGCAgcccaaaaatatcatacccagcaaagttaagcataatcctgaatggaaaaaaaaagatattcaatgaattgccagattttcagattttatttaaaaaaacaacaacctaaacttaatagaaaatttgacatacaagattcaagagaaataaaaggtaCACATCAAAGACTGATTATGAGGGACTcagtaaggacagactgtttactttttatatgagaaaatgtaaaacatgtatctaagattgttattagtaattgcgtagtttgaaagaaagattgaggtagacctgagtatgacaTGATTCTAAAAGGTAAAACtgtttaggaaaaggtaaaaagagtaattatcctaTACAATggggtgtgagaggaagaattgACATAAagaaattagatgggggaggagggctggtggtTCTGCAACCCTgttctcatcaggaatgggttaaagagggaataatatctatatatttagagggtataaaagtcttctaaattcagaaagaaataaaaagctaagcagggagagaggagaaaatgagggaggGGTTTTtagattggaaacagtatatacatttagaaggaatacaagtcttctaaatttataagcagggtgagggaataggataaggaggggtatagaagggtgtttagattaacgagaatgggaggataagggagggatctttggaagAAGAGTAGGTTAAGTAAGAGgaaggcaaggtagcaggtagaagtaaagtagaagagtcaggagggataagaagtaagagatacacacaaacataaaataaagatcaggagtagaatttattaggaaaaaagcaagggtagtaatgatgatctcagacaaagttaaagctcaaATAGATatactaaaaagagaaaaaaggaaatgatgctatatgtcagccatattaatcaatattgtctTAGACTATTTAAagtaactagacagtataaggttagAATATTGTTATGGTGTAGGAAGTGATGAGTTGGTGGATggagaaaaatatgggaagactagGACTTATGAAGACAGAGGTTATTCATCCtcagagaaacaaaagacaaagaaggaTAGTACAGTTTTACATAGATGCATGtgaatatatgtctatatatgagtatgattatagatatctaagtatatgtatgtatatctttgtgtgtttatgtgtgtacacacacacatacacatatatatccatttaattgtagccttcttggggaaTTGGGgagatgaagggggaaaaaagaacaaagtagaaagtgcacagctgagaaaaaaaaacttacaaagaagcaaagatggacaactCTGAACACAATGGtgctatttattatataggctttcttgaaatggaaatttattgctgcgtgttttgaatcctctcttacattctgctgtgcatatggcaatgctttttttcttttcttattttgtatttaagttttaatatttaagtttataatgtttctttttcttttcttattgtctatttaagttttaatatttaagtttgaaataaattaatttttaaaatacatgaatGAGATCAATGAGGGGAAAATCAGAAGGCATAAGAAGTGAACAAAGGTGCCAGGAGAGTGCTCAAAGAGGTAGGAAGAGAGCCAGGATCATGTTTCATCACAGCAGTCAAGGGaggagagatttttctttttttttcttcttagtagtatttcattttttccaattacatgtaaagacattttttccccaaattttattCAATATGAAACATATCTCTACAGTTTTTATTGAGGAGGTTGACCATATCCATGACCAAATCTAAATTGGAATTCTGTTGCTgacccagccccagcctcagccttcTTGTCAACACCAGGGAGAGCAGCACTTcttctgtatgtgtctctgtcaGCTTCACCCTGAGTAAGTCCAGCAGGTCTCTTGCCCTCCAGACCTTTGGGCCTTGGCCTTCCTGTCTCAGGATAACTTCTGCAGAGTGTGGCAGGCACAATCTCAGGTGGCAGGTGAAGGTAATCCCGGAGGTACTGAATGCCCTCGTTGGTGAGGTACCAGTAGAAATTCCTCCATGCAAACTGCTCCTT from Trichosurus vulpecula isolate mTriVul1 chromosome 1, mTriVul1.pri, whole genome shotgun sequence includes:
- the LOC118843861 gene encoding 40S ribosomal protein S10-like, producing the protein MLIPKKNRIAISELLFKEGVMVAKKDVHMPKHLELADKNVPNLHLLAELLLQHVMKAMQSLKCHGYVKEQFAWRNFYWYLTNEGIQYLRDYLHLPPEIVPATLCRSYPETGRPRPKGLEGKRPAGLTQGEADRDTYRRSAALPGVDKKAEAGAGSATEFQFRFGHGYGQPPQ